CCTCAACCCTCAATTGACTGTTCACGGGCAGGCCCTTTGAACAAGTGAAATTTATATGTTATTTACTTGACCCTGTCAACGAAGGCACCCAGGATGATGGACCCATAAATGTTCATCGACGCGCCCCGCGCGGGGCGCCCGAATCAATGAATAGCCGCGCCCGGACTTTTGGCGATTCTGTCTTAAAAGGAAAATCCCATGAACCAGGAACAGCTCAAAGGGGAGATCAGGGGGCTCCTTGACGACCGGAAGGCCGTTCTCCTGGCCCACAACTACCAGAGGGACGAGATCCAGGAGATCGCCGGCCACACCGGTGATTCGCTGGGGCTCTCCCAGGTGGCGGCCGACTCGGACGCCGAGGTCATCGTCTTCGCCGGGGTCCACTTCATGGCGGAATCGGCGGCCATCCTCGCGCCCGACCGGACGGTCCTCCTGCCTAACAGGAACGCCGGCTGTCCCATGGCCGACATGATCACCCCGGAGGGTGTGGCCGCCCTCAGGGAAAAGTACCCCGGGGGCACGGTGGTGGCCTATGTGAACACCTCCGCGGCGGTCAAGGCCGTGAGCGACATCTGCTGCACATCGGGCAACGCCGTCAACGTCGCCCGCTCCTTTCCCCCGGAAGCCGACCCCCTGATCATGGTCCCCGATCAGAACCTCGCCCGGTATATCGCGGACAAGGTGGACAGAGAGGTCGTGTGGCACGACGGCTACTGCCCCATCCACCACCAGTACACGGCGGAAGATGTGCTGGCGGTCAAGGCGCTGCACCCCGGCGCCGTGTTCGCCGCCCACCCCGAGTGCCGCCCGGAGGTCCTCGCCCTCGCCGACCACATCACCAGCACCTCGGGAATGTACACCTTCGCCCGGGAGTCTGCGGCGAAGGAGATCATCATCGGCACGGAGCTTGGGGTCCTGTACCGCATGAGGAAGGAGAGCCCGGGGAAAACGTTCATCCCCCTTTCGAAGAACATGATCTGCCCCAACATGAAGCTGACCCGCCTCGAGGACATCAGGGACGCGCTGGTGAACATGGAGCCGGTGGTCACGGTTCCTGAGGATGTCCGTGTCAAGGCTAAGGAGGCACTCGACAGGATGCTGGCGGTCCCGAGGGATTGATCAGGCTGTATCGGAGTAAAAGCGCCAAAATGTGAACGGTATTATTGCTATTCTCCGGTTATCAGGTGTGAATGTCTTCAGAAATAAGAAAACCTCCATCCTGGAGGTTTTTCTTTCGTGTTTTTGGTTTTTCCCCGACACCCCGTTACACCGGTACCCCGATACATATGGCGAATATCACTCTCCGTGATATTCGCCTGATTTCCCCCCGCTCTTATACACCAGCCTGATGTCGCTGATCCGAATCCCCTTCTCCAGGGATTTCAGCATGTCGTAGACTGTCAGGGCCGCCACGGACACCGCGGTGAGGGCTTCCATCTCCACGCCGGTCTTGCCGGTGGTGGTGGCGGTGGCCTCGACGCGGATACCGGGAAGGACCCTGTCAGGGGTCAGCTCAACCTTGAGGGAGTCAAGGCCGATGGGGTGGGTGAGGGGGATGAGGTCAGGGGTCCTTTTGCCGCCGGTGATGCCGGCGACGCGCGCGACTGCCAGAACGTCACCCTTGGGTACATCACCGTCCAGAACGGCCGCTAGGGTCTCAGGGGTCAGGAGGACATCGGCTTTTGCGACGGCAGTGCGGCGGGACGGGTTCTTGCCGCCGACGTCCACCATCCGGGCCCGCCCTTTTTCATCCAGGTGGGTCAGGTCGGACAAGAGGTCATCCCTCGTCCCCGGCCAGGAAATCGGTTATCACCGCGGCGTTCTCTTTGGAGATCTTCCTGAAGGCGATGCCGAGCCCGATGTGGCCGCTTTCCAGTTTCCTCTGGTGCACGATCTCTCCCGTGGTCTGAATGACGTGCTCGCGGATGCCCAGGGTGACCTCCACCATGCGGTTTTCTGAAGGCAGAGGCTGGTGGATCTCGAGCAGGATGCCGCCCTCCGACAGGTCAAGGGTTCGTCCCACGACCTCCAGGTCCACCTGGCCCTTGTCGTCCCTGTGTGAGAGGGAGACCAGGTTGAGGGACTCGAGACGCTTGTGTCGGGACTTGGAACCTTGGCTCACTGATCTCCTCCTTGGGCGGGGGAAATGCCTCCGTGGGGTGTCAAAACAGCCCATGCTTCAAGGCTCGGCTAAGGCCGAGGGATAGCACATTTCCCCTTCTATTGCAATTGGTTTGCCCGATTCCTTTTGACTTTGAAGGGTCGATTGGCTATATTCAACGGGTTTCGAAATATGCTAAGGAGGGGCATGCAGACGGTGGTTAAACTCTCCACCAGGCGCCGTGAGGAACTGGTGGATATCACGTCACAGGTCGAAGATGCCATCCGCTCTTCCGGGGTCTCGACCGGCGTCTGCGTTCTGTACTGTCCCCACACGACATCAGCGCTGACCATTAACGAGGGAGCGGATCCGGCGGTGGCCGCGGATCTCGTCTCCGGCCTGCGCCGATTGGTCCCCGAGGGGTGGGATTTTTCCCACGCGGAGGGGAATTCCGACGCCCACCTCAAGGCAAGCCTGTTCGGGGCATCGGAGACGATCCTCATCGAGGACGGCCGCCCGATGCTCGGGACCTGGCAGCGGATCTTTTACTGCGAGTTCGACGGGCCGAGACACCGCACATTTTACGTCAGGATCGAGGACCAGGGGGGACAGCCAGGGATGAAAACCGGATGAGCGACGCGACGCTTCTTGAAGGCTACCGTGAATGCCATTCCTGCGCCATCCCGGACAAGATGGTGGCCAGGCGCTGCTTCCATTGCCTGGGCCGCCTCGACCTCAAGGATCTGCTGCTTCTGGAGGGTCAGAAGCGCTTGCGGCGCAAGCGGGCGCCCATCCTGTCGGCGGTCTTCCCCGGCCTCGGGCACTGGTACTCGGGCCGCCGCTATATCGGCACATACTTTTTCGCTATGGCTCCGCTCAGTATCGGCCTGGTCCTGGCCACCTACCAGAAGTGGAACTGGGGCCTTTCCGTCCTCACCCTGTCCTTCGTCCTGGTCTGGTTCCTGGCCATCATCGACTCCAGGAAAGGTCCCCACTATTTTCATCCCCCGTGCCAGGAAACGTGTCCCGGCAGCGTGCCCTGCTCCCAGTACGTCCACCTCGCCGCCGCGGGCAAGGTCAGGGAGTCCCTGGAACTGGTCGAGGCTGTCTGTCCTTTCCCGGGCACCATCGGGCGGATCTGTCACCATCCGTGTGAGCAGAACTGCAACCGCGGCAAGGACGGCGACCCTGTCGCCATCTGTGCCCTGAAACGCTACATCGACG
This region of bacterium genomic DNA includes:
- the nadA gene encoding quinolinate synthase NadA; this encodes MNQEQLKGEIRGLLDDRKAVLLAHNYQRDEIQEIAGHTGDSLGLSQVAADSDAEVIVFAGVHFMAESAAILAPDRTVLLPNRNAGCPMADMITPEGVAALREKYPGGTVVAYVNTSAAVKAVSDICCTSGNAVNVARSFPPEADPLIMVPDQNLARYIADKVDREVVWHDGYCPIHHQYTAEDVLAVKALHPGAVFAAHPECRPEVLALADHITSTSGMYTFARESAAKEIIIGTELGVLYRMRKESPGKTFIPLSKNMICPNMKLTRLEDIRDALVNMEPVVTVPEDVRVKAKEALDRMLAVPRD
- the moaC gene encoding cyclic pyranopterin monophosphate synthase MoaC, which produces MSDLTHLDEKGRARMVDVGGKNPSRRTAVAKADVLLTPETLAAVLDGDVPKGDVLAVARVAGITGGKRTPDLIPLTHPIGLDSLKVELTPDRVLPGIRVEATATTTGKTGVEMEALTAVSVAALTVYDMLKSLEKGIRISDIRLVYKSGGKSGEYHGE
- a CDS encoding PilZ domain-containing protein → MSQGSKSRHKRLESLNLVSLSHRDDKGQVDLEVVGRTLDLSEGGILLEIHQPLPSENRMVEVTLGIREHVIQTTGEIVHQRKLESGHIGLGIAFRKISKENAAVITDFLAGDEG
- a CDS encoding secondary thiamine-phosphate synthase enzyme YjbQ encodes the protein MQTVVKLSTRRREELVDITSQVEDAIRSSGVSTGVCVLYCPHTTSALTINEGADPAVAADLVSGLRRLVPEGWDFSHAEGNSDAHLKASLFGASETILIEDGRPMLGTWQRIFYCEFDGPRHRTFYVRIEDQGGQPGMKTG